The following are from one region of the Silene latifolia isolate original U9 population chromosome 9, ASM4854445v1, whole genome shotgun sequence genome:
- the LOC141600625 gene encoding chalcone synthase-like, translating to MESSKEMRDLEKCRATILSIGTANPPNEMTQDEFITFYFRVTKWGKDTSHLKEKFKRICKNTNIRKRHMLLTEEFLKANPQICDENATSFNTREDILIKEVPKLGLEASLKAINEWGQPKSKITHIIFCTVSGIAMPGCDYELLKLLDLSPNVQRFMLYQQGCYGGGTVLRLAKDIVENNRGARVLAVCSEFNKRGYIPLNNTVNQRSLYTRWLS from the exons ATGGAATCATCTAAAGAAATGAGAGACCTAGAAAAATGTCGAGCAACAATCCTATCAATTGGCACTGCCAATCCACCAAATGAAATGACACAAGATGAATTTATTACTTTCTATTTTCGAGTTACCAAATGGGGAAAAGATACATCCCATCTTAAGGAGAAATTCAAGCGTATCT GTAAGAACACTAATATTCGGAAGCGTCACATGCTCTTGACGGAGGAGTTCCTAAAGGCGAACCCTCAAATATGTGACGAAAATGCAACCTCCTTCAACACTCGTGAAGACATACTTATTAAGGAAGTCCCGAAACTTGGACTTGAAGCATCTCTTAAGGCCATCAATGAATGGGGGCAACCCAAATCTAAGATCACTCACATTATATTTTGTACTGTATCAGGCATCGCGATGCCTGGGTGTGACTATGAGTTGCTCAAACTCCTTGATCTTAGTCCAAATGTACAACGTTTTATGCTCTACCAACAAGGATGTTATGGAGGCGGCACAGTGTTGCGCTTGGCCAAGGATATCGTTGAGAATAACCGTGGTGCTCGTGTCCTAGCTGTGTGCTCCGAGTTCAATAAAAGAGGTTATATTCCCTTGAATAATACTGTAAATCAACGTAGCTTATATACAAGATGGTTATCCTAA